From a region of the Dickeya poaceiphila genome:
- the sulA gene encoding SOS-induced cell division inhibitor SulA, producing MRTQTVRSRHIGHRSDLSHGTMPKTASSGFISEIVYGDDHPMLTPLLLPLLQQLGTQSRWLLWLSPQQKLSRLWLQQAGLPLEKMIELHRINPVSTADVMEKALMTGNYSVVLCWLPGDLENEQKMRLQRAAQQGNTYGFLMRPEEKSITGPFSTLKIHPRLYH from the coding sequence ATGCGTACTCAAACTGTTCGTTCTCGTCATATCGGCCATAGGTCAGACCTAAGTCATGGCACAATGCCAAAAACGGCCTCCAGCGGGTTTATCAGTGAAATCGTCTATGGTGACGACCATCCCATGCTGACACCGTTGCTACTCCCGTTGTTGCAACAACTAGGTACGCAATCACGCTGGCTACTCTGGCTTTCACCACAGCAGAAGCTCAGCCGCCTGTGGTTACAACAAGCAGGATTACCATTAGAAAAAATGATTGAATTACATCGCATCAACCCAGTATCTACCGCTGATGTAATGGAGAAAGCGTTAATGACGGGTAATTACAGCGTCGTATTATGCTGGCTGCCGGGTGATCTGGAGAATGAACAAAAAATGCGCTTGCAAAGAGCGGCACAGCAAGGAAACACCTATGGATTTCTTATGCGTCCAGAGGAAAAGTCGATCACAGGACCATTTTCTACACTAAAAATTCATCCAAGATTGTATCATTAA